The following DNA comes from Streptomyces globosus.
GGTGGTGCCGAGATGGTCGACTGGAACCTCGCGGTGGCGACCGCGACGCGGCTGGTCCGGCCGGGTCCGGAGGTCACGCGCGACGAGGCCCGGGCCGTGGTGGCGGAGCTGCGCCGGCACGCGAGGACCTCGGAGCGCCACGTGCGCGGGTTCACCCGCATGATCCCCGAGGGCGCGGAGGTCCCCGACACCCCGGTCCTGGTCGTCGACCGGGCCGGCTGGGTCCGGGCCAACGTGGCCGGCTTCCGCGAACTCCTCGCCCCGCTGCTCGGCAAGATGCAGGACCGCCGCGCCGGCACCCCCGGCGCCGGCGTCCTCGGCGCCGTCGGCGGCAAGGTCACCGGCGTCGAGCTCGGCATGCTGCTGAGCTTCCTCGCCTCCCGCGTGCTCGGCCAGTACGAGACCTTCGCGCCCCTGGAGCGCGACCTCTCCCGCGGCTCCGGGGCCGCCGCCGGCGGCCGGCTGCTCCTCGTCGCCCCCAACGTCGTCCACGTCGAGCGCGAGCTGGACGTGCACCCCCACGACTTCCGGCTGTGGGTCTGCCTGCACGAGGAGACGCACCGCACCCAGTTCACGGCCGTGCCCTGGCTGCGCGACCACCTCGAAGCGGAGATCCAGAGCTTCCTCGGCGCCACCGAGATGGACCCGGCCGCCCTCCTGGAGCGGCTGCGCGAGGCCGCCCAGGCCTTTGCCGGGGCCCGCCCCGACGCCGAGCGCGGCGACGAGGGCCGCACCCTCGTCGAACTCGTCCAGACGCCCGAGCAGCGCGAGGTGCTGGGCCGCCTCACCGCCGTGATGTCCCTGCTGGAGGGCCACGCCGACTACGTGATGGACGGGGTCGGCCCCGACGTGGTGCCGTCCGTCGCCGAGATCCGCGAGAAGTTCCAGCAGCGCCGCGCCACCGGCGCCGGCCGGCTGGATGCCGCGCTGCGCAAGCTCCTCGGCCTGGACGCCAAGCTGCGCCAGTACCGCGACGGCGAGCGCTTCGTACGGGCCGTCGTCGGGCAGGTCGGCATGGACGGCTTCAACCGGGTGTGGACCTCCCCCAACACGCTGCCGACCAAGGCGGAGATCGCCCGGCCCGCGGACTGGGTGGCCCGCGTGCACGGCAGGGGCGGCGAACCGGGCGAAGGGGAGTGACCCGGCAGGCGTAAACCTGTCGCCCGGGGGGAACGAGCGTCACCCGTCCGAGGGACCGTGGGGCGTTGAAGGGCGTGCGATGCTCGGAGGACGGCTCGGTTCTGTCACCATCGACGCACTCTGAGTGACAACCGCCCATCCCGCGGAGGCCGCTCCCGGCCTCCCACGGCATCTGACGAAACTCCACCGAAGGGCACCGGACATGGGTCCCCATCCTGCGGTCGCGGCGATACGCCTGGCGGTCCGCCGCGTTCTCCACGACGTCCTGACCGACCTCGCCGAACGGCCCGCCCCCGTCCGCGGCGGCGCCGGCCGGGGCGCGCTCCTCCCGGCGCCCGGGGCAGGCAGCCCGCCGCTCGTCCTCGTCGCCTGCTCCGGCGGCGCCGACTCCATGGCCCTCGCCTCGGCCCTCGCCTTCGAGGCGCCCAAGCTGGGCATCCGGGCCGGCGGCGTCACCATCGACCACGGCCTCCAGCCGGGCTCCGACCTGCGCGCGGCCGAGGTCGCCACCCGCATGGCCGCCCTGGGCCTGGACCCGGTCGAGGCGGTCACCGTGCGCGTCGGCCGCGAGGGCGGCCCCGAGGCCGCGGCCCGCGACGCCCGCTACGCCGCCCTGGACGACGCCGCGAACCGGTTCGGCGCCGCAGCCGTGCTGCTCGGCCACACCCGGGACGATCAAGCGGAAACCGTCCTGCTGGGGCTGGCCCGCGGCTCCGGCATCCGGTCGCTGTCCGGGATGCCCGAGGTCTCCGCCGGTCCCGGCGGACACGGCGCCCCCGGCCGCACCCACCGCTACCGCCGCCCCTTCCTCCAGGTCGACCGGCAGACCGCCCGCAAGGCGTGCATGGTGCAGTCGCTGCCCGTGTGGGACGACCCGCACAACATCGACCCCGCCTACACCCGCTCCCGGCTGCGGCACGAGGGGCTGCCCGCCCTGGAGAAGGCCCTCGGCAAGGGCGTCGTCGAGGCGCTCGCCCGCACCGCCCAGCTCTCCCGCGACGACGCGGACGCCCTCGACGCCTGGGCGGCCGAGGCCGAGGCCGGCGTACGCGACGACGACGGACGGCTGGAGTGCGCCAAGCTCTACGCCCTGCCCCCGGCCGTCCGCCGCCGCGTGCTGCGCCGGGCCGTCGTCGCGGCGGGCTCCCCGGCCGGCTCCCTCTTCGCCCGCCACATCGAGGAAGTCGACCGGCTGATCACCGGATGGCGGGGCCAGGGCGCCATCAACCTGCCCGGCCGGGTGGAGGCCCGGCGCCAGGGTGGCAGACTTGTCATCCGGCAGGGCTGATAGGTGCTGAAACACGGCTGAGTCCTCCGGGGTCGCCCCCGGGGTCCCGGCCGACAACGAAAGTGATGCGGGTGGACGAGAAGGACATGGGCAGCGACCTGGCGTCGGTGCTCATCACCAAGGAAGAGATCGACGCGAAGCTGGCCGAGCTGGCCGCGAAGATCGACGCGGAGTACGCGGGCAAGGACCTGCTCATCGTCGGCGTCCTCAAGGGCGCGGTGATGGTGATGGCGGACCTGGCGCGCGCCTTGTCCACCCCGCTCACCATGGACTGGATGGCGGTGTCCTCGTACGGCGCCGGCACCCAGTCCTCGGGTGTGGTGCGGATCCTCAAGGACCTGGACACCGACATCAAGGACAAGCACGTCCTGATCGTCGAGGACATCATCGACTCCGGCCTGACGCTGTCCTGGCTGCTGTCGAACCTGGGCTCCCGCCAGCCGGCCTCCCTGGAGGTCGTCACCCTGCTGCGCAAGCCCGACGCCGCGAAGGTCGCCATCGACGTGAAGTGGGTCGGCTTCGACATCCCGAACGAGTTCGTCGTCGGCTACGGCCTCGACTACGCCGAGAAGTACCGCAACCTGCCGTTCGTCGGCACTCTCGCCCCGCACGTCTACGGCGGCTGACGCACCTCCTGCGCGGGGCCTCCGACGGGGGTCCCCGCCGGGGAACCCCCGGCCGCCCCCCGCCGTTGAAGCAGGGGAAAGCAGTTCTGTCAGCCGTCCCACGGGGCCGCGGGTGACAATTCAGGGGTACATTCCGAAGAACAGTCTTTACTCACAGCAGCATTTACCTACGGGCAGGAGGGACGGGGCGCCTTGCGTCCCGTATGGATGGACGTGAAGCGATACTTCCGTGGGCCGGTCATGTGGATCGTGCTGGCCGTCCTCGCCGTGGTCGTGTTGATGAACGTCGTCAGCTCAGGCGGCGGCTACAAGTCGGTGGACACCAGCGAGGTCATCAAGGCGATCAACAGTGGCCAGGTGGAGCAGGCGCGCCTGACCACCGGCGACAGCCAGATGATCAAGATTGACCTGAAGAAGAACGAGAAGCTCGGCGACAAGTCCGGGACGAAGTTCCAGGCCAACTACATCGGAGACCAGGGCGTGCAGCTCGCCCAGAGCCTCCAGACCAAGTACGAAGCAGGTCAGATCCCCGACGGGTACTCCGTCGCCCCGGACAAGACCAGCCCCTTCCTGAGCGTGCTGCTCTCGCTCCTGCCCTTCGTCCTCATCGTCGTCGTCTTCCTGTTCCTGATGAACCAGATGCAGGGCGGCGGCTCCCGGGTGATGAACTTCGGCAAGTCGAAGGCCAAGCTCATCACCAAGGACACCCCGAAGACGACCTTCGCGGACGTCGCCGGATCGGACGAGGCCGTCGAGGAGCTCCACGAGATCAAGGAGTTCCTGCAGGAGCCGGCCAAGTTCCAGGCCGTCGGCGCGAAGATCCCCAAGGGCGTCCTGCTCTACGGCCCGCCCGGCACGGGCAAGACCCTGCTGGCGCGTGCCGTCGCCGGCGAGGCGGGCGTCCCGTTCTACTCGATCTCCGGTTCCGACTTCGTCGAGATGTTCGTCGGCGTCGGCGCCTCCCGCGTGCGCGACCTGTTCGAGCAGGCGAAGGCGAACGCCCCGGCGATCGTCTTCGTCGACGAGATCGACGCCGTCGGCCGGCACCGCGGTGCGGGCCTCGGCGGCGGCCACGACGAGCGCGAGCAGACCCTGAACCAGCTGCTCGTCGAGATGGACGGCTTCGACGTCAAGGGCGGCGTCATCCTGATCGCCGCCACGAACCGCCCGGACATCCTCGACCCAGCGCTGCTGCGCCCGGGCCGCTTCGACCGGCAGATCGCCGTCGACCGGCCGGACATGCAGGGCCGCCTGGAGATCCTCAAGGTCCACCAGAAGGGCAAGCCGGTCGCCCCGGACGTCGACCTGTCGGCCGTCGCCCGGCGCACCCCCGGCTTCACCGGTGCCGACCTGTCGAACGTGCTGAACGAGGCCGCGCTGCTCACGGCCCGCTCGGACAAGAAGCTGATCGACAACCACATGCTGGACGAGGCGATCGACCGCGTCGTGGCGGGCCCGCAGAAGCGGACCCGGATCATGTCCGACAAGGAGAAGAAGATCACCGCGTACCACGAGGGCGGCCACGCCCTGGTGGCGGCGGCGTCCCCGAACTCCGACCCGGTCCACAAGATCACGATCCTGTCCCGCGGCCGGGCCCTGGGCTACACCATGGTCCTGCCGGACGAGGACAAGTACTCGACCACGCGCAACGAGATGCTCGACCAGCTGGCCTACATGCTGGGCGGCCGCGCGGCGGAGGAGCTGGTCTTCCACGACCCGACCACCGGCGCCGCGAACGACATCGAGAAGGCCACGGCCACGGCCCGCGCGATGGTCACCCAGTACGGCATGACCGAGCGGCTCGGCGCGATCAAGTTCGGCGGCGACAACACCGAGCCGTTCCTGGGCCGCGAGATGGCGCACCAGCGGGACTACTCGGAAGAGGTCGCGGCGCTGGTCGACGAAGAGGTCAAGAAGCTCATCGAGACCGCGCACAACGAGGCCTGGGAGATCCTGGTCGAGAACCGGGACGTCCTGGACAACCTGGTCCTGGCCCTCCTGGAGAAGGAGACCCTGGGCAAGGAGGAGATCGCCGAGATCTTCTCCACGGTGGTCAAGCGCCCGGCCCGCCCGGCCTGGACCGGCTCGGCGCACCGCACCCCGTCGACCCGCCCGCCGGTGCTCTCGCCGAAGGAGCTCCAGCTGACGAACGCGGCGAACGGCACCTCGGCCGCCGTGTCGGTCGAGAAGGACCCCGTCGCGGAGGACCGCGCCGAGTAGGCGCAGGCCGGGGCGGGTCCCCGGAATGGATGCCGCGCCCCCCGGGTTCTAGCCTGGGGGGCGCGGCATTTTCGTATGCCCGTGTGATCGAGGACAGGAACGAGGCACAGATGACCGACCCAGTGACCCTGGACGGCGAGGGCACGATCGGCGTGTTCGACGAGAAGCGGGCCGAGGCGGCCGTCCGCGAGCTGCTCCTGGCGGTCGGCGAGGACCCGGACCGGGAAGGCCTCCTGGAGACGCCGGCGCGCGTGGCCCGGGCCTACCGCGAGATCCTCGCGGGCCTGTGGCAGAAGCCGGAGGACGTCCTGACGACGACGTTCGACCTCGGGCACGACGAGATGGTCCTGGTCAAGGACATCGAGATCGTCTCCCTCTGCGAGCACCACCTGCTGCCCTTCCACGGCGTCGCCCACGTCGGGTACATCCCGGCGGAGAGCGGGAAGATCACCGGGCTGTCCAAGCTGGCCCGCCTCGTCGACGTCTACGCCCGGCGCCCGCAGGTGCAGGAGCGGCTGACCACGCAGATCGCGGACTCGCTGATGGAGATCCTGGAGGCGCGCGGCGCGATCGTCGTCGTGGAGGCCGAGCACATGTGCATGTCGGTCCGCGGCATCCGCAAGCCGGGCGCGAAGACGACGACCTCGGCGGTCCGCGGCCAGCTCCGCGCCCCTGCCACCCGCAGCGAGGCCATGAGCCTGATAATGGCCCGCTGACGCCGCAGCCCGCCGGTGTGCGGGCGGGTGTGCCGCCCGGTGGCCCGCGGCCGCCGGGCGGGGCCGCGGAGGCGGTCAGGCCCGGGAGGGCGCCTGCGGCGGGGCGGTGTCGTCGTCCTCGGGGAGCTTCAGGACGCGCTCCAGGAACAGGGCGGCGGCGATGACGGCGATGCCTGCGAGGACCGAGAACGCCGCGTACCAGGCCTGGTCCCGGCGGGCGGGCACCTCCAGGCCGTCGGCGAGGAGGAAGACGCCCACGCCGCCGTACATTCCCGCGACGAGCGCCGCGACCAGCGCGCTGGCCTGCCCGAAGACCAGCGCCCGGGCGGCCATCAGCGGCTCGACGCCCTTCGCGTCGGGGCGGCGCTCGCGCTGCGCCTTCAGCCGCGAGCGCAGCGACAGCGCCGTGGCGAGCAGCACGACGGCGATCACCCCGAGCACGACGGGCGCCGCCAGGGGGACGCCGGGCAGGCTGCCGTAGGCGTTCCACAGCCGGGCGCCCGCCCAGGACAGCACCCCGGCCACGGCGAAGATGCCCGCCAGGACGGCCGGCTTCAGTTGCTTCACGTGCCTGCTCCCCGCTTTTCGCGCCGGTTCCCCCGGCAGTCTGGCAGTGACCAGGCTAACGACTACTCGGGGAGGCGGAGTTCCAGGTCGGGGCGCGGCGTGACGCCGCCCCGGCCGAGCCCGTCCAGCAGGCCGGCGACGGGCCCGCGGCCGGGGATCCGCGCCTCGGGGTCGACGTCGTGCCAGGGGGCCAGCACGAAGGCCCGCTCGTGGGCGCGCGGGTGCGGCAGGGTGAGGACGGGGTCGTCGGAGACGACGTCCGCGTACGCGACGATGTCGACGTCGATGGTGCGGGGCCCCCAGCGCTCCTCGCGGACGCGGTCGAAGGCCTCCTCGATGGCGTGGCCGCGCTCCAGCAGGGAGGACGGCGGCAGGGTCGTCTTCACCAGCGCCACCGCGTTCAGGTACGAGGGCTGCGAACCGGGCTCGACGCCCCACGGCTCGGTCTCGTAGACGGGCGAGACGGCCTTGACCCGGATGCCGGGGGTGTCGCCGAGGGCGTCGACGGCGCCCTGGAGGGTCTCCATCCGGTTGCCCAGGTTGGAGCCGAGGGCGATGACGGCCCACTTCGGGTTGGACAGGGTGACGTCGGCGGCGTCGACGGCTTCGACGACGGACGCCGGGACCGGCTGGACGGTCGGGTCGCTCTGGGCGTTCAGTCCGTTGTTCACGCGCGGCTCCGGGTGATCGTGATGGTCACGTCGTCGAAGGGGACGGTGATCGGCGCGTCCGGCTTGTGGACGACGACCTCCACCTCGGCGACGGCGTCGTGCTTCAGGCACTGCCGGGCGATCCGCTCCGCCAGGGTCTCGATGAGGTCGACGGGCTCGCCCTCGACCACGGCGACGACCTCCTCGGCGACGACGCCGTAGTGGACCGTCTTCGCCAGGTCGTCGTCCGCCGCGGCCGGGCGGGTGTCGATGTGCAGCACGAGGTCGACGATGAAGGTCTGGCCTTCCTCGCGCTCCCGGGGGAAGACGCCGTGGTGCCCGCGGGCCTTGAGGCCGCGCAGCGCGACACGATCCACGCGAATCACTCCTGCTTCGTAGTGCTTGCGGTCCGGGACTCCCCGGATCCTTGGGCCTGCGCCGAGTGCGGTCGGCGTCGTCCGCCGTCGAATCTACCTGCGAACGGGCCCCCGGCCTGCCCTCGGGGTCAGCCGGAGGCCTCCTCGTCGTCCTCGTCGGTGTCCGCGAGGACCGGGGACCCGTGGTGGGACCACAGGCGCCAGCCCTCGGATGTGCGTCTGAACACATTCGTGGCGACGACGAGCTGGCCGACGAGCGGGCCGAGTTCCCCGCCGTCCTCGGCAGGGCCCCCGCTGAGGATGTTCTCGGTGCACGTCACCAGGGCCGTGTCGCCCAGGACGGCGACCTTGGTGTCGGTGAGGAAGAACTGGATGTAGTCGGTGTGCGACATGATCAGCGCGTACGAGCGCAGCACCTCGCCGCGGCCGGTCAGCACGGGCCACCCGGGGTGCACGCAGGAGACCTCGTCCTCCAGCCAGAGCGCCGACATGGTGTCGAAGTCCCCCTGCTCCATGGCCTCGTAGAAAGCCGTGTTGACCTCTTCGACCGCTTCGATGTCGGTTCTGCTCACCTTGCCCCTTTCCAGGTGGTTCGAGCCTCGGGCGCGGGACCGGTCACAGAGCCCCTTCCACGGCGCGGGCCACCCGAACCGCGTCGGCCGTGGCCCGTACCTCGTGGACCCGGACGGCCCAGGCCCCCTGGTGGGCGGCGATGGCGGAGACGGCCGCGGTGGCGGCGTCGCGCTCGCGGGCCGGCGGGGGCGCGGCGTCGGCGGCGCCGGCCAGGATCCGGCCGAGGAATCGTTTGCGCGAGGCGGCGACGAGCAGTGGGAAGCCGAGGGCCCGCAGCTCGGGCAGGTGGGCGACGAGGGCCAGGTCGTGCTCGGCGTTCTTCGCGAAGCCGAGCCCGGGGTCGACGACGAGCCGCTCGGGGGCGATGCCTCCGGCGACGACGGCGTCGATGCGGTCGCGGAGCTCGGCGGTGACCTCGGCGAGGACGTCCCCGTAGACGGCGAGGCTGTTCATGCCGGCGCTGAAGCCGCGCCAGTGCATCACGACGAAGGGCACCTCGGCAGCGGCGACGGCGGGCACCATCGCCGGGTCGGCGAGGCCGCCGCTGACGTCGTTGACCAGGCGGGCGCCGGCCGCGACGGCCCGGGCGGCGACGGAGGCGCGCATGGTGTCGACGGAGACGGTGACGCCCTCGGAGGCGAGGCCGCGGACCACGGGGACGACGCGGCGCAGCTCCTCCTCCTCGTCGACGCGGGTGGCGCCGGGGCGGGTGGACTCGCCGCCGACGTCGACGAGGTCGGCGCCGTGGGCGACGAGGTCGAGGCCCCGCTTGACGGCGGCGGTGGTGTCGAAGAAGCGGCCCCCGTCGGAGAAGGAGTCGGGGGTGACGTTGACGACGCCCATGACCCCGCAGCGGTCCCATTCCGGCAGGCCTGCGACCTGGCCCCTGCCGACGGCCCCGTGCGTGTTGTTCATGGTCCCAGGGTAGGGCTGCCCCGCTGCGGGCACGGCCCGGGCGGTTTCCGGCCCGGGGAGCGGGGGTGCGCGGCCCCCGGAAACACGGAGCCCGGCCCCCGGGCGGACCGGGGCCGGGCCGTGCGTACGGCTGCTGCGGCGCAGCCGCGAAGGTCAGGCCGCCTGGACCTCGCGCTCCGGGGCCTTGGCCGGGGCGGCGGCGGTCCGCAGGTGGGCGTGGGCGCAGTCGCGCACCGGCCTGGGGCGGCGGCGGGCGGCGAAGAGCCGCGGCAGGGCCAGCGTCACGAAGCCCTCGGCCTGCATGGCGGCGAAGCCGATGCGGGGCAGGTCGCCGGTGCTGCGGAAGACGACGAAGCGGGGCTCCCAGCGGGGGCGGAACTTCGCGTTGAACTTGTACAGCGACTCGATCTGGAACCAGCGGGAGAGGAAGACCAGCAGGTTGCGCCACATCCGCAGGACCGGTCCGGCGCCGATCTTCTCGCCGCGGGCCAGGGCGGAGCGGAACATCGCGAAGTTCAGGGAGACCCGCTCGATGCCGAGGGAGGGGGCGGCCTCCAGGGAGGCGACGATCAGCAGCTCGTTCATGCCCGGGTCGGCGGCGCGGTCGCGGCGCATCAGCTCCAGCGACATGCCGTCCCTGCCCCACGGCACGAAGTGCTGGATGGCCTTGAGGTCGCCGAAGGGGCTGGTGTCGCCCTCCTCGGTGCGGTGGGCCGTGGCGATGATGCAGTCGCCGTCCTCCGGGTCGCCGACCCGGCCCAGGGCCATGGAGAAGCCGCGCTCGGTGTCGGTGCCGCGCCAGGCCTCGGCGGCGCCGCGGACCTGCTCCAGCTCCTCCTCGGTCAGGTCGGCGACGCGGCGGACCTTGGTGGTGTAGCCGTTGCGCTCGATGCGCTTCACCATCTGGCGGACGTTGCGCATGGCGCGGC
Coding sequences within:
- a CDS encoding zinc-dependent metalloprotease, which gives rise to MTSIGGAEMVDWNLAVATATRLVRPGPEVTRDEARAVVAELRRHARTSERHVRGFTRMIPEGAEVPDTPVLVVDRAGWVRANVAGFRELLAPLLGKMQDRRAGTPGAGVLGAVGGKVTGVELGMLLSFLASRVLGQYETFAPLERDLSRGSGAAAGGRLLLVAPNVVHVERELDVHPHDFRLWVCLHEETHRTQFTAVPWLRDHLEAEIQSFLGATEMDPAALLERLREAAQAFAGARPDAERGDEGRTLVELVQTPEQREVLGRLTAVMSLLEGHADYVMDGVGPDVVPSVAEIREKFQQRRATGAGRLDAALRKLLGLDAKLRQYRDGERFVRAVVGQVGMDGFNRVWTSPNTLPTKAEIARPADWVARVHGRGGEPGEGE
- the folB gene encoding dihydroneopterin aldolase, coding for MDRVALRGLKARGHHGVFPREREEGQTFIVDLVLHIDTRPAAADDDLAKTVHYGVVAEEVVAVVEGEPVDLIETLAERIARQCLKHDAVAEVEVVVHKPDAPITVPFDDVTITITRSRA
- the hpt gene encoding hypoxanthine phosphoribosyltransferase, whose translation is MRVDEKDMGSDLASVLITKEEIDAKLAELAAKIDAEYAGKDLLIVGVLKGAVMVMADLARALSTPLTMDWMAVSSYGAGTQSSGVVRILKDLDTDIKDKHVLIVEDIIDSGLTLSWLLSNLGSRQPASLEVVTLLRKPDAAKVAIDVKWVGFDIPNEFVVGYGLDYAEKYRNLPFVGTLAPHVYGG
- the folP gene encoding dihydropteroate synthase, yielding MGVVNVTPDSFSDGGRFFDTTAAVKRGLDLVAHGADLVDVGGESTRPGATRVDEEEELRRVVPVVRGLASEGVTVSVDTMRASVAARAVAAGARLVNDVSGGLADPAMVPAVAAAEVPFVVMHWRGFSAGMNSLAVYGDVLAEVTAELRDRIDAVVAGGIAPERLVVDPGLGFAKNAEHDLALVAHLPELRALGFPLLVAASRKRFLGRILAGAADAAPPPARERDAATAAVSAIAAHQGAWAVRVHEVRATADAVRVARAVEGAL
- the folE gene encoding GTP cyclohydrolase I FolE, which produces MTDPVTLDGEGTIGVFDEKRAEAAVRELLLAVGEDPDREGLLETPARVARAYREILAGLWQKPEDVLTTTFDLGHDEMVLVKDIEIVSLCEHHLLPFHGVAHVGYIPAESGKITGLSKLARLVDVYARRPQVQERLTTQIADSLMEILEARGAIVVVEAEHMCMSVRGIRKPGAKTTTSAVRGQLRAPATRSEAMSLIMAR
- the ftsH gene encoding ATP-dependent zinc metalloprotease FtsH; amino-acid sequence: MDVKRYFRGPVMWIVLAVLAVVVLMNVVSSGGGYKSVDTSEVIKAINSGQVEQARLTTGDSQMIKIDLKKNEKLGDKSGTKFQANYIGDQGVQLAQSLQTKYEAGQIPDGYSVAPDKTSPFLSVLLSLLPFVLIVVVFLFLMNQMQGGGSRVMNFGKSKAKLITKDTPKTTFADVAGSDEAVEELHEIKEFLQEPAKFQAVGAKIPKGVLLYGPPGTGKTLLARAVAGEAGVPFYSISGSDFVEMFVGVGASRVRDLFEQAKANAPAIVFVDEIDAVGRHRGAGLGGGHDEREQTLNQLLVEMDGFDVKGGVILIAATNRPDILDPALLRPGRFDRQIAVDRPDMQGRLEILKVHQKGKPVAPDVDLSAVARRTPGFTGADLSNVLNEAALLTARSDKKLIDNHMLDEAIDRVVAGPQKRTRIMSDKEKKITAYHEGGHALVAAASPNSDPVHKITILSRGRALGYTMVLPDEDKYSTTRNEMLDQLAYMLGGRAAEELVFHDPTTGAANDIEKATATARAMVTQYGMTERLGAIKFGGDNTEPFLGREMAHQRDYSEEVAALVDEEVKKLIETAHNEAWEILVENRDVLDNLVLALLEKETLGKEEIAEIFSTVVKRPARPAWTGSAHRTPSTRPPVLSPKELQLTNAANGTSAAVSVEKDPVAEDRAE
- a CDS encoding nuclear transport factor 2 family protein, whose amino-acid sequence is MSRTDIEAVEEVNTAFYEAMEQGDFDTMSALWLEDEVSCVHPGWPVLTGRGEVLRSYALIMSHTDYIQFFLTDTKVAVLGDTALVTCTENILSGGPAEDGGELGPLVGQLVVATNVFRRTSEGWRLWSHHGSPVLADTDEDDEEASG
- the folK gene encoding 2-amino-4-hydroxy-6-hydroxymethyldihydropteridine diphosphokinase, which gives rise to MNNGLNAQSDPTVQPVPASVVEAVDAADVTLSNPKWAVIALGSNLGNRMETLQGAVDALGDTPGIRVKAVSPVYETEPWGVEPGSQPSYLNAVALVKTTLPPSSLLERGHAIEEAFDRVREERWGPRTIDVDIVAYADVVSDDPVLTLPHPRAHERAFVLAPWHDVDPEARIPGRGPVAGLLDGLGRGGVTPRPDLELRLPE
- a CDS encoding DUF3180 domain-containing protein, translated to MKQLKPAVLAGIFAVAGVLSWAGARLWNAYGSLPGVPLAAPVVLGVIAVVLLATALSLRSRLKAQRERRPDAKGVEPLMAARALVFGQASALVAALVAGMYGGVGVFLLADGLEVPARRDQAWYAAFSVLAGIAVIAAALFLERVLKLPEDDDTAPPQAPSRA
- the tilS gene encoding tRNA lysidine(34) synthetase TilS, with protein sequence MGPHPAVAAIRLAVRRVLHDVLTDLAERPAPVRGGAGRGALLPAPGAGSPPLVLVACSGGADSMALASALAFEAPKLGIRAGGVTIDHGLQPGSDLRAAEVATRMAALGLDPVEAVTVRVGREGGPEAAARDARYAALDDAANRFGAAAVLLGHTRDDQAETVLLGLARGSGIRSLSGMPEVSAGPGGHGAPGRTHRYRRPFLQVDRQTARKACMVQSLPVWDDPHNIDPAYTRSRLRHEGLPALEKALGKGVVEALARTAQLSRDDADALDAWAAEAEAGVRDDDGRLECAKLYALPPAVRRRVLRRAVVAAGSPAGSLFARHIEEVDRLITGWRGQGAINLPGRVEARRQGGRLVIRQG